The Psychrobacter sp. P11G3 genomic interval TTCAATGCAAAACGTAACGTAAAAATCGTATAGGTATATGATTAAGCCATCGTCGTCATTGATTTGATGCGAGTATATAGCTCTTTTTGCTCTGCGCTTGGACGTGCAGTCTGTACGGCCATTAGCTGTGACATATCACCTTCGACACGGATTTTGCCACTCATAAACGCACCCATGATTTGATTGGTATCAAAATCAGTGATGATAGACTGTAGAATATCGCGATCTAGTAGCAGTGTCGTTGTTGCATTATCGTTTAAGCCGCGATGCAGCAAACCATTTGCAAAATTGGCTTCGATAGTTTTATCAGCTTCAGCCACTTTTAGGTTGACGACCA includes:
- a CDS encoding SCP2 sterol-binding domain-containing protein; translation: MAVFLTDEWFEQVEKMGNEAGELNLPPVLANMVVNLKVAEADKTIEANFANGLLHRGLNDNATTTLLLDRDILQSIITDFDTNQIMGAFMSGKIRVEGDMSQLMAVQTARPSAEQKELYTRIKSMTTMA